One region of Cobetia sp. cqz5-12 genomic DNA includes:
- the chrA gene encoding chromate efflux transporter, giving the protein MSHPDETAKRERDHATRDAPLASDKARRSEVLRTFLTLGLTSFGGPIAHLGYFHDELVRRRGWLSDKAYAELVALCQFLPGPASSQVGFALGMVRGGGVIGGILAWVGFTLPSALALLVLALVAGSLDGPLASGVIHGLKLVAVAVVAQAIWGMARKLCPDMRRTCLALLAMLGLALAHTAWTQVAWAQVGVIAMGAALGSLLCRDDKAASVRQQAQAAGLSLPVSARLARYCLVAFFMLLIGLPLMASDSQVDIFYRAGALVFGGGHVVLPLLEASTVETGQIAADTFLTGYGAAQAVPGPLFTFAAWLGAGMAQVGGGSALLGAVIALLSIFLPGILLLIGVAPLWGRLRARAGARAALAGANAAVVGVLGMALYDPLWTTSVLSRMDMVIALAAFIALIRFSLAPWKLVLGMVILGALRGVI; this is encoded by the coding sequence ATGTCACATCCGGATGAAACAGCAAAGCGTGAGCGCGACCATGCGACGCGTGATGCTCCACTTGCGAGCGACAAGGCGCGGCGCAGTGAAGTGCTGCGCACCTTTCTCACGCTGGGGCTGACCAGCTTCGGCGGCCCGATTGCTCACCTCGGATACTTCCACGATGAGCTGGTCCGCAGACGAGGCTGGTTGAGTGACAAGGCCTACGCCGAGCTGGTCGCGCTCTGTCAGTTCCTGCCGGGGCCGGCCAGCAGTCAGGTCGGGTTCGCGCTGGGCATGGTGCGTGGCGGTGGCGTGATAGGCGGGATACTGGCGTGGGTCGGCTTCACCTTGCCATCTGCGTTGGCGTTGCTGGTATTGGCGCTGGTGGCGGGCAGTCTCGACGGGCCGCTGGCTTCCGGGGTGATCCACGGCTTGAAGCTGGTGGCGGTGGCCGTCGTGGCCCAGGCGATCTGGGGCATGGCGCGCAAGCTGTGCCCGGATATGCGGCGTACCTGTCTGGCACTCCTGGCCATGCTGGGACTGGCGTTGGCGCATACCGCCTGGACGCAGGTCGCCTGGGCGCAGGTCGGGGTGATCGCGATGGGCGCAGCGCTCGGCAGCCTGCTGTGTCGTGATGACAAGGCGGCCTCCGTGCGCCAGCAAGCCCAGGCAGCTGGGCTGTCACTGCCGGTCTCGGCGCGCCTGGCACGCTACTGCCTGGTTGCGTTCTTCATGTTGTTGATCGGCCTGCCGCTGATGGCCTCCGACAGTCAGGTCGATATCTTCTACCGTGCCGGGGCGCTGGTGTTCGGGGGCGGGCACGTGGTGCTGCCGCTGCTGGAGGCCTCCACCGTCGAGACAGGCCAGATCGCGGCCGATACCTTCCTCACGGGATACGGTGCCGCCCAGGCGGTGCCGGGGCCGCTGTTCACCTTTGCCGCCTGGTTGGGGGCTGGCATGGCGCAGGTGGGCGGAGGTTCGGCACTGCTCGGTGCCGTCATTGCGCTGTTGAGCATCTTCCTGCCGGGGATTCTGCTGCTGATCGGTGTGGCACCATTGTGGGGGCGTCTGCGCGCCCGCGCCGGGGCGCGCGCTGCGCTCGCCGGCGCCAATGCAGCCGTCGTGGGCGTGCTGGGCATGGCGCTCTATGACCCGCTATGGACCACCAGCGTGCTGAGCCGCATGGACATGGTGATCGCGCTGGCCGCCTTCATCGCTCTGATACGTTTCTCGCTGGCACCCTGGAAGCTGGTGCTGGGGATGGTGATCCTCGGCGCGCTGCGTGGCGTGATCTAA
- the arsJ gene encoding organoarsenical effux MFS transporter ArsJ gives MLARLRELPHEVRQYLLVTGNYWAFTLTDGALRMLVVLHFHSLGYSALDIALLFLFYEAFGVVTNLVGGWLGARLGLNRTMNAGLAMQLVALGMLLVPEPMLTVVWVMIAQALSGIAKDLNKMSAKSAIKVLVPKGQQAAESQSALYRWVALLTGSKNALKGLGFFLGGAALSLIGFQGTVLAMWLMLAVVLVLSLRKLSASLGQSKASRKPAFREMFSTSRAVNVLSAARMCLFAARDVWFVVALPVYLAEVHGWNFWTVGILMAAWVIGYGGVQTQAPRITGPISRRLHGDAGVRWMTVLLAGVLALLPALMASMSLDVQQGGDSSAALLLGLAPLEWLIIGLLVFGVIFAVNSSWHSYLIVRFARSEGVSMDVGFYYMANAMGRLLGTLLSGWLYQAYGLEACLWWSAALVAASAVMAIALPSDTQYASTQETSAN, from the coding sequence ATGCTTGCCCGCCTGCGAGAGCTGCCCCATGAGGTGCGCCAGTACCTGCTGGTGACGGGGAATTACTGGGCCTTCACGCTGACGGATGGCGCCCTGCGCATGCTGGTGGTGCTGCATTTCCATTCGCTGGGCTATTCGGCGCTAGACATCGCGCTGCTGTTCCTGTTCTACGAAGCCTTCGGTGTCGTCACCAATCTGGTCGGTGGCTGGCTGGGGGCGCGGCTAGGCCTAAATCGCACCATGAATGCCGGGCTTGCGATGCAGCTGGTAGCGCTCGGCATGCTGTTGGTGCCGGAGCCCATGCTGACGGTGGTGTGGGTGATGATCGCTCAGGCGCTGTCGGGCATCGCCAAGGACCTCAACAAGATGAGCGCCAAGAGCGCCATCAAGGTGCTGGTGCCCAAGGGGCAGCAGGCAGCGGAATCGCAAAGCGCGCTGTATCGTTGGGTCGCGCTGCTGACCGGCTCCAAGAATGCCCTCAAGGGTCTGGGCTTCTTCCTCGGTGGTGCGGCGCTCAGTCTCATCGGCTTCCAGGGGACGGTGTTGGCCATGTGGCTCATGCTGGCCGTGGTGCTGGTGCTGTCACTGCGCAAGCTCTCGGCATCGCTGGGGCAAAGCAAGGCCAGCCGCAAGCCGGCGTTTCGTGAGATGTTCTCGACTTCGCGTGCGGTCAATGTGCTGTCGGCGGCGCGCATGTGCCTGTTCGCTGCACGCGATGTCTGGTTCGTGGTCGCCTTGCCGGTCTATCTGGCCGAGGTACATGGCTGGAACTTCTGGACGGTCGGTATCCTGATGGCCGCATGGGTGATCGGTTATGGCGGGGTGCAGACCCAGGCCCCGCGCATCACCGGGCCGATCTCGCGTCGCTTGCACGGTGATGCCGGCGTGCGCTGGATGACCGTGCTGCTGGCTGGCGTGCTGGCCCTGTTGCCCGCGCTGATGGCGAGCATGTCGCTGGATGTGCAGCAGGGAGGCGACAGCAGTGCGGCCCTCCTGCTGGGACTGGCACCTCTCGAGTGGCTGATCATCGGTCTGTTGGTGTTCGGCGTCATCTTCGCTGTCAATTCCAGCTGGCACAGCTACCTGATCGTGCGCTTCGCGCGCAGTGAGGGCGTGTCGATGGATGTCGGCTTCTATTACATGGCCAACGCCATGGGCCGATTGCTGGGCACCTTGCTGTCCGGTTGGCTCTATCAGGCCTATGGGCTGGAAGCCTGCCTGTGGTGGTCGGCGGCACTGGTGGCGGCAAGTGCCGTAATGGCCATCGCGCTGCCATCGGACACGCAGTATGCCTCTACTCAGGAGACGTCGGCCAACTGA